The Setaria italica strain Yugu1 chromosome IX, Setaria_italica_v2.0, whole genome shotgun sequence genome has a window encoding:
- the LOC101775939 gene encoding phospho-2-dehydro-3-deoxyheptonate aldolase 1, chloroplastic has translation MALATNAAAAAAAAAAISGAAASQPSRAPSFLPMRRRCAVRAVHAAEPSKSHGVPAAAKTSAPTVAPEKEAAPVAAPAPAPAPKAPAKWAVDSWRSKKALQLPEYPNAAELEAVLKTIEAFPPIVFAGEARHLEERLADAAMGRAFLLQGGDCAESFKEFNSNNIRDTFRVLLQMSAVLMFGAQMPVVKVGRMAGQFAKPRSDPFEVRDGVKLPSYRGDNINGEAFDEKSRVPDPQRMIRAYAQSAATLNLIRAFATGGYAAMQRVTQWNLDFTEHSEQGDRYRELAHRVDEALGFMSAAGLTADHTLMKTTEFWTSHECLLLPYEQALTRQDSTSGLFYDCSAHMLWVGERTRQLDGAHVEFLRGIANPLGIKVSDKMNPSDLVKLIEILNPSNKPGRITIITRMGAENMRVKLPHLIRAVRQAGLIVTWITDPMHGNTIKAPCGLKTRPFDSILAEVRAFFDVHEQEGSHPGGVHLEMTGQNVTECIGGSRTVTFDDLSDRYHTHCDPRLNASQSLELSFIIAERLRKRRIRSSSGLNNILPLPPFGF, from the exons ATGGCGCTCGccaccaacgccgccgccgccgccgccgcggcagcagccATCTCCGGCGCGGCCGCGTCGCAGCCCAGCCGCGCTCCGTCGTTCCTCCCGATGAGGCGCCGCTGCGCCGTCCGCGCCGTGCACGCCGCGGAGCCGTCGAAGAGCCACGgcgtcccggcggcggcgaagaccTCGGCGCCGACGGTCGCGCCCGAGAAGGAGGCGGCCCCTGTcgcggccccggccccggccccggccccgaaGGCGCCTGCGAAGTGGGCGGTGGACAGCTGGAGGTCGAAGAAGGCCCTGCAGCTGCCGGAGTACCCGAACGCGGCGGAGCTGGAGGCCGTGCTCAAGACGATCGAGGCCTTCCCGCCGATCGTGTTCGCCGGGGAGGCGCGCCACCTCGAGGagcgcctcgccgacgccgccatggGCCGCGCCTTCCTCCTCCAGGGCGGCGACTGCGCCGAGAGCTTCAAGGagttcaacagcaacaacaTCCGCGACACCTTCCGCGTCCTCCTCCAGATGTCCGCCGTCCTCATGTTCGGCGCCCAAATGCCCGTCGTCAAG GTTGGTAGGATGGCCGGGCAATTCGCCAAGCCGAGGTCGGACCCGTTTGAGGTCAGGGACGGGGTGAAGCTGCCCAGCTACCGGGGCGACAACATCAACGGCGAGGCGTTCGACGAGAAGAGCCGCGTCCCCGACCCGCAGAGGATGATCAGGGCGTACGCCCAATCCGCCGCCACGCTCAACCTGATCCGTGCGTTCGCCACCGGAGGGTACGCCGCCATGCAGCGCGTCACGCAGTGGAACCTCGATTTCACCGAACACAGCGAGCAGGGCGACAG GTACCGTGAATTGGCACATCGGGTTGATGAAGCCCTTGGCTTCATGTCTGCAGCTGGGCTAACAGCGGACCACACGTTGATGAAGACTACTGAATTCTGGACCTCACATGAATGCCTCCTCCTACCCTACGAACAAGCTCTAACCCGTCAGGATTCCACCTCTGGTCTTTTCTATGATTGCTCTGCCCACATGCTCTGGGTTGGCGAGCGCACTCGCCAGCTTGATGGTGCTCATGTTGAGTTCCTAAGGGGCATTGCCAACCCCCTTGGCATCAAG GTGAGTGACAAAATGAACCCCAGCGATTTGGTGAAGCTGATTGAGATATTGAATCCATCAAACAAGCCTGGGAGAATTACCATCATTACAAGGATGGGGGCGGAGAACATGAGGGTCAAGTTACCTCATCTTATTCGTGCTGTCCGCCAAGCAGGACTAATTGTCACATGGATCACTGATCCCATGCACGGTAACACCATCAAGGCTCCTTGCGGTCTAAAGACTCGCCCCTTCGACTCCATTTTG GCTGAGGTACGGGCCTTTTTTGATGTGCACGAGCAAGAGGGAAGCCACCCAGGAGGCGTCCACCTTGAGATGACTGGGCAAAACGTAACTGAATGCATCGGTGGATCACGCACCGTGACTTTTGATGACCTGAGCGACCGCTACCACACTCACTGCGACCCAAGGTTGAACGCGTCCCAGTCGCTGGAGCTCTCATTTATCATTGCCGAGAGgctgaggaagaggaggatccGGTCATCGTCTGGTCTCAACAACATCTTGCCCTTGCCGCCTTTTGGTTTCTGA
- the LOC101783932 gene encoding uncharacterized protein LOC101783932, whose product MLTYGVAADATDDYVRIGESTAIESLRRFVSAVIEVFGDEYLRSPNEDDTARLLAIGESRGFPDMLGSIDYKDLWMWHAFFGMPGSHNDINVLHRSSLFARVAEGQAPKVNYTINNNEYTMGYYLADGIYPSWATIVKSIPDPQGNKKKYFATAQEACRKDVERAFGVLQSRFAIVRGPARFWDEATLRQIMRACVIMHNMIVEDERDEEDDLNYDGVGEKVKISHDETPELEEFIKNYKNIRDKDIHNQLQDDLIEHLWQHHPDLYK is encoded by the exons ATGTTAACTTATGGAGTAGCAGCTGATGCTACAGATGATTATGTTCGTATTGGTGAGAGTACTGCTATTGAGAGTCTGAGAAGGTTTGTCAGTGCTGTTATTGAGGTTTTTGGAGATGAGTACTTGAGATCACCTAATGAAGATGATACTGCTAGATTACTTGCCATTGGAGAGAGTAGAGGTTTTCCTGATATGCTTGGGTCGattgatt ATAAAGATCTTTGGATGTGGCATGCTTTTTTTGGGATGCCTGGTTCCCACAACGACATCAACGTTTTGCACCGATCTTCTTTATTCGCACGGGTAGCTGAAGGTCAAGCTCCAAAGGTGAATTATACCATTAATAACAACGAATATACAATGGgttattatcttgctgatggcataTATCCCTCATGGGCTACAATTGTGAAGAGCATACCTGATCCACAAGGtaacaagaagaaatattttgcaaCTGCTCAAGAAGCTTGTAGGAAGGACGTGGAACGAGCGTTTGGGGTTCTACAGTCTCGTTTCGCTATCGTCAGGGGGCCAGCTCGATTTTGGGATGAAGCCACCCTCAGACAAATCATGAGGGCTTGTGTCATTATGCACAACATGATAGTTGAGGATGAGcgtgatgaggaagatgatttaAATTATGATGGGGTGGGAGAAAAGGTGAAGATTTCTCACGATGAAACACCTGAACTTGAGGAGTTTATTAAAAATTACAAGAATATAAGGGACAAAGATATTCACAATCAGCTTCAAGATGACCTCATCGAGCACTTGTGGCAACATCATCCAGACCTCTACAAATGA
- the LOC101775527 gene encoding F-box protein At1g78280 isoform X2, translated as MEAASGGRRGPALGALAVLPDEVLCAVVDLLPPADIGRLACVSSAMYILCNEEPLWMSKCLSIGGPLEYKGSWKKTTLSRLGLCSENDENWQKPRQFDGFSSLYLYRRWYRCVTSLSSFSFDDGHVERKDDLVLDQFRSQYDGKGPVLLTKLAETWPARTKWTLQQLTRDFGEVPFRISQRSPQKITMKLKDYVSYMELQHDEDPLYIFDDKFGESVPALLKDYSVPHLFQEDFFDILDYDQRPAFRWFIIGPERSGASWHVDPGLTSAWNTLLCGRKRWALYPPGRVPGGVTVHVNDEDGDVDIETPTSLQWWLDIYPHLPEHEKPLECTQLPGETIFVPSGWWHCVLNLETTVAVTQNFVNQSNFQHVCLDMAPGHRHKGVCRAGLLAVPGKSAKDNENHAPVPMSGWNHPDMSRKEKRLKGSEPLRTSNSINHCSAFEFSGVQESLENQDFSYDIDFLSQFLEKERDHYSSIWSPTNSLGQREAREWLRRLWVLKPKLRELIWKGACLAINVDKWYSCLEEICACHSLPLPTEDEKLPVGTGSNPVFIVSGNVIKIYAEGGLDYSVHGLGTELEFYDLLQKSGSPLINHIPEIIASGFLEYKDDIYRTIPWDGKGIPDVLAKHYPMEVSYANSCFPLGLWSKQRFGTSSSPDDSNRPIWPYMVTRKCNGDIFAHIRDMLSKTDILPLASSLGVQMRNIHLLPLPHMEHVPKSGNNDVKDCGDDTVLPEWKQLVSTLNRRKQDVKKHLANWGNSVPQVLIEKAEGYLPPNMDFLIKFVKI; from the exons ATGGAAGCGGCaagcggcggccggagggggCCGGCGCTGGGCGCCCTCGCCGTGCTCCCCGACGAGGTGCTCTGCGCCGTCGTCGACCTCCTCCCGCCCGCCGACATCGGGCGCCTCGCGTGCGTCAGCAG TGCCATGTACATACTTTGTAATGAAGAACCTCTCTGGATGAGCAAATGTCTTTCAATTGGGGGTCCTCTTGAGTACAAAGGTTCTTGGAAGAAGACAACATTATCTAG GCTTGGCCTATGTTCAGAAAATGACGAGAACTGGCAGAAGCCTCGTCAGTTTGATG GGTTCAGTTCTTTGTATCTATACAGGAGATGGTATAGATGTGTTACTAGTTTaagtagtttttcatttgatgatGGACATGTGGAAAGGAAAGATGACCTTGTATTGGACCAATTTCGCTCTCAATATGATGGGAAAGGCCCA GTTTTGCTTACTAAGTTGGCTGAAACATGGCCTGCAAGGACAAAATGGACATTGCAGCAACTAACAAGGGATTTTGGTGAAGTTCCATTCAGGATATCACAAAGAAGTCCTCAAAAGATAACAATGAAACTAAAGGATTATGTTTCTTACATGGAACTCCAGCATGACGAAGATCCTCTGTACATATTTGATGATAAG TTTGGAGAATCAGTGCCAGCATTACTGAAAGATTACAGTGTCCCTCATTTATTCCAAGAAGATTTTTTTGATATTTTGGATTATGACCAACGACCGGCATTCAGATGGTTTATTATTGGACCAGAGAGATCAGGTGCTTCTTGGCATGTTGATCCAGGACTGACAAGCGCATGGAATACCCTTCTTTGTGGCCGAAAAAG ATGGGCATTGTACCCTCCAGGAAGAGTTCCTGGTGGTGTCACGGTACATGTAaatgatgaagatggtgatgtTGACATTGAAACTCCAACATCATTGCAG TGGTGGCTTGATATCTATCCACATCTTCCTGAACATGAGAAGCCACTGGAATGCACGCAATTGCCGGGAGAGACTATTTTTGTTCCTAGTGGATGGTGGCATTGCGTTTTGAACCTTGAGACAACAGTTGCAGTGACACAGAACTTTGTAAACCAGTCTAATTTTCAGCATGTATGTCTGGATATGGCACCTGGTCACAGGCACAAAGGAGTTTGCCGTGCTGGTTTACTTGCTGTCCCAGGAAAATCTGCTAAAGATAATGAAAATCACGCACCTGTCCCAATGAGTGGATGGAACCACCCTGACATGAGCCGTAAGGAAAAAAGGCTGAAAGGTTCAGAACCGCTAAGAACCTCAAATAGCATAAATCACTGTTCTGCATTTGAGTTCTCAGGTGTTCAGGAAAGTTTGGAAAATCAAGATTTCTCATATGATATAGATTTCTTGTCACAATTCCTTGAGAAAGAAAGGGATCACTATTCTTCTATCTGGAGTCCAACGAATTCACTAGGGCAGAGAGAAGCAAGAGAATGGCTGCGCAGGCTTTGGGTTCTTAAACCTAAACTGAGAGAACTAATATGGAAG GGTGCATGCCTTGCAATAAATGTTGACAAATGGTATTCATGTTTAGAGGAGATTTGTGCATGTCATAGTTTACCACTACCCACAGAGGATGAGAAGCTTCCTGTTGGCACTGGTAGCAACCCA GTCTTCATTGTCTCTGGCAATGTGATTAAGATATACGCAGAAGGAGGATTGGATTATTCTGTCCATGGTTTGGGCACAGAG CTTGAGTTCTATGATCTCCTGCAAAAAAGTGGTTCACCTTTGATCAATCACATCCCTGAGATAATTGCTAGTGGCTTTCTTGAGTATAAGGATGATATCTACCGGACGATTCCATGGGATGGAAAAGGGATACCAGATGTTTTGGCCAAACACTACCCAATGGAGGTTTCTTATGCAAACAGCTGTTTTCCTCTTGGGCTTTGGAGCAAGCAACGCTTTGGAACGAGCAGTTCACCTGATGATTCAAACAGACCGATTTGGCCGTACATGGTTACGAGAAAGTGCAACGGAGATATTTTTGCTCACAT CCGTGATATGCTGTCCAAGACTGATATTCTTCCTCTTGCGTCATCCTTGGGAGTTCAAATGCGAAATATACATCTATTACCCCTTCCACATATGGAGCATGTACCCAAATCTGGGAACAATGATGTGAAAGATTGTGGTGATGATACGGTTCTACCTGAATGGAAGCAACTAGTCTCTACTCTAAATAGGAGAAAGCAGGATGTAAAGAAGCACCTAGCTAACTG GGGAAACTCTGTCCCGCAAGTTCTAATTGAGAAAGCTGAAGGATATCTACCTCCCAATATGGACTTCCTCATCAAGTTTGTTAAG ATATAA
- the LOC101776347 gene encoding metacaspase-1 → MASARPPARATWCARCGAYLSVAPGARSVRCALCHAVTRVERRPHGLQHAAVGFIKGIINAFTPPPPSSASSLSQLPAASYPGARGCKKRALLVGISYAGTRYELKGAVNDVNCMDYLLRERFGFPADCILVLTQEDRDPSRVPTRENLVRALRWLVDGATAGDSLVFHFSGHGVQKLDNNSDEADGYDEALCPVDFEDPRGGVILDDEINATIVRPLGRGVKLHAIVDTCHSGTILDLPYLCRLSRTGYWQWENQQTRFSSEQKCTSGGLAISISGCGDSQTSQDTTAFSGSTSTGAMTYSFIKAVESEPGTTYGRLLTAMRATIRDNGGELGIPGPIGTFFRRVITFSCAQEPQLCASETFDIYRKPFLL, encoded by the exons ATGGCgagcgcgcggccgccggcgcgcgcgacGTGGTGCGCGCGCTGCGGCGCGTACCTTTCCGTGGCCCCCGGGGCGCGCTCCGTGCGGTGCGCGCTCTGCCACGCCGTGACGCGAGTCGAGCGCCGCCCGCACGGCCTGCAACACGCCGCCGTGGGGTTCATCAAGGGCATCATCAATGCcttcacgccgccgccgccctcgtccGCGTCGTCGCTTTCCCagctgccggcggcgagctaCCCGGGAGCCCGCGGCTGCAAGAAGCGCGCGCTCCTCGTGGGCATCAGCTACGCCGGCACCCGGTACGAGCTCAAGGGCGCCGTCAACGACGTCAACTGCATGGACTACCTGCTCCGCGAGCGCTTCGGCTTCCCGGCCGACTGCATCCTCGTCCTCACAC AGGAGGACAGGGACCCGTCCCGGGTGCCGACGCGTGAGAACCTGGTGCGCGCGCTGCGGTGGCTCGTggacggcgccaccgccggggaCTCCCTGGTGTTCCACTTCTCCGGGCACGGCGTGCAGAAGCTGGACAACAACAGCGACGAGGCGGACGGCTACGACGAGGCGCTCTGCCCGGTGGACTTCGAGgacccccgcggcggcgtcatCCTCGACGACGAGATCAACGCCACCATCGTCCGGCCGCTGGGCAGGGGCGTGAAGCTCCACGCCATCGTGGACACCTGCCACAGCGGCACCATCCTCGACCTCCCCTACCTCTGCCGCCTCTCCAGGACCGGATACTGGCAATGGGAGAACCAACAGACCCGCTTCTCCAGCGAGCAGAAGTGCACGAGCGGCGGCCTCGCCATCTCCATCAGCGGCTGCGGCGACAGCCAGACCTCGCAAGATACCACG GCGTTCTCGGGCTCGACCTCGACGGGCGCCATGACGTACAGCTTCATCAAGGCGGTGGAGTCGGAGCCGGGCACAACCTACGGCCGCCTGCTCACGGCGATGAGGGCCACCATCCGCGACAACGGCGGGGAGTTGGGGATCCCCGGTCCCATCGGCACCTTCTTCCGCCGGGTCATCACATTCAGCTGCGCGCAG GAGCCCCAGCTCTGCGCTTCGGAGACGTTCGACATCTACAGGAAGCCCTTTCTCTTGTGA
- the LOC101775527 gene encoding F-box protein At1g78280 isoform X1, with the protein MEAASGGRRGPALGALAVLPDEVLCAVVDLLPPADIGRLACVSSAMYILCNEEPLWMSKCLSIGGPLEYKGSWKKTTLSRLGLCSENDENWQKPRQFDGFSSLYLYRRWYRCVTSLSSFSFDDGHVERKDDLVLDQFRSQYDGKGPVLLTKLAETWPARTKWTLQQLTRDFGEVPFRISQRSPQKITMKLKDYVSYMELQHDEDPLYIFDDKFGESVPALLKDYSVPHLFQEDFFDILDYDQRPAFRWFIIGPERSGASWHVDPGLTSAWNTLLCGRKRWALYPPGRVPGGVTVHVNDEDGDVDIETPTSLQWWLDIYPHLPEHEKPLECTQLPGETIFVPSGWWHCVLNLETTVAVTQNFVNQSNFQHVCLDMAPGHRHKGVCRAGLLAVPGKSAKDNENHAPVPMSGWNHPDMSRKEKRLKGSEPLRTSNSINHCSAFEFSGVQESLENQDFSYDIDFLSQFLEKERDHYSSIWSPTNSLGQREAREWLRRLWVLKPKLRELIWKGACLAINVDKWYSCLEEICACHSLPLPTEDEKLPVGTGSNPVFIVSGNVIKIYAEGGLDYSVHGLGTELEFYDLLQKSGSPLINHIPEIIASGFLEYKDDIYRTIPWDGKGIPDVLAKHYPMEVSYANSCFPLGLWSKQRFGTSSSPDDSNRPIWPYMVTRKCNGDIFAHIRDMLSKTDILPLASSLGVQMRNIHLLPLPHMEHVPKSGNNDVKDCGDDTVLPEWKQLVSTLNRRKQDVKKHLANWGNSVPQVLIEKAEGYLPPNMDFLIKFVKDDGDVVYPLPSWIHSDIMDDNILIEGITESSPSGNSKGSYETDPEKMNAIHIIDFSDLSIGDPLCDIIPLHLDVFRGDTDLLREFLRSYQLPLLRGESNADIYKTVQNSKFRRASYRAMCYCILHEDNVLGAIFSLWKELRAVTSWEDVENFVWGELNRYQESCTP; encoded by the exons ATGGAAGCGGCaagcggcggccggagggggCCGGCGCTGGGCGCCCTCGCCGTGCTCCCCGACGAGGTGCTCTGCGCCGTCGTCGACCTCCTCCCGCCCGCCGACATCGGGCGCCTCGCGTGCGTCAGCAG TGCCATGTACATACTTTGTAATGAAGAACCTCTCTGGATGAGCAAATGTCTTTCAATTGGGGGTCCTCTTGAGTACAAAGGTTCTTGGAAGAAGACAACATTATCTAG GCTTGGCCTATGTTCAGAAAATGACGAGAACTGGCAGAAGCCTCGTCAGTTTGATG GGTTCAGTTCTTTGTATCTATACAGGAGATGGTATAGATGTGTTACTAGTTTaagtagtttttcatttgatgatGGACATGTGGAAAGGAAAGATGACCTTGTATTGGACCAATTTCGCTCTCAATATGATGGGAAAGGCCCA GTTTTGCTTACTAAGTTGGCTGAAACATGGCCTGCAAGGACAAAATGGACATTGCAGCAACTAACAAGGGATTTTGGTGAAGTTCCATTCAGGATATCACAAAGAAGTCCTCAAAAGATAACAATGAAACTAAAGGATTATGTTTCTTACATGGAACTCCAGCATGACGAAGATCCTCTGTACATATTTGATGATAAG TTTGGAGAATCAGTGCCAGCATTACTGAAAGATTACAGTGTCCCTCATTTATTCCAAGAAGATTTTTTTGATATTTTGGATTATGACCAACGACCGGCATTCAGATGGTTTATTATTGGACCAGAGAGATCAGGTGCTTCTTGGCATGTTGATCCAGGACTGACAAGCGCATGGAATACCCTTCTTTGTGGCCGAAAAAG ATGGGCATTGTACCCTCCAGGAAGAGTTCCTGGTGGTGTCACGGTACATGTAaatgatgaagatggtgatgtTGACATTGAAACTCCAACATCATTGCAG TGGTGGCTTGATATCTATCCACATCTTCCTGAACATGAGAAGCCACTGGAATGCACGCAATTGCCGGGAGAGACTATTTTTGTTCCTAGTGGATGGTGGCATTGCGTTTTGAACCTTGAGACAACAGTTGCAGTGACACAGAACTTTGTAAACCAGTCTAATTTTCAGCATGTATGTCTGGATATGGCACCTGGTCACAGGCACAAAGGAGTTTGCCGTGCTGGTTTACTTGCTGTCCCAGGAAAATCTGCTAAAGATAATGAAAATCACGCACCTGTCCCAATGAGTGGATGGAACCACCCTGACATGAGCCGTAAGGAAAAAAGGCTGAAAGGTTCAGAACCGCTAAGAACCTCAAATAGCATAAATCACTGTTCTGCATTTGAGTTCTCAGGTGTTCAGGAAAGTTTGGAAAATCAAGATTTCTCATATGATATAGATTTCTTGTCACAATTCCTTGAGAAAGAAAGGGATCACTATTCTTCTATCTGGAGTCCAACGAATTCACTAGGGCAGAGAGAAGCAAGAGAATGGCTGCGCAGGCTTTGGGTTCTTAAACCTAAACTGAGAGAACTAATATGGAAG GGTGCATGCCTTGCAATAAATGTTGACAAATGGTATTCATGTTTAGAGGAGATTTGTGCATGTCATAGTTTACCACTACCCACAGAGGATGAGAAGCTTCCTGTTGGCACTGGTAGCAACCCA GTCTTCATTGTCTCTGGCAATGTGATTAAGATATACGCAGAAGGAGGATTGGATTATTCTGTCCATGGTTTGGGCACAGAG CTTGAGTTCTATGATCTCCTGCAAAAAAGTGGTTCACCTTTGATCAATCACATCCCTGAGATAATTGCTAGTGGCTTTCTTGAGTATAAGGATGATATCTACCGGACGATTCCATGGGATGGAAAAGGGATACCAGATGTTTTGGCCAAACACTACCCAATGGAGGTTTCTTATGCAAACAGCTGTTTTCCTCTTGGGCTTTGGAGCAAGCAACGCTTTGGAACGAGCAGTTCACCTGATGATTCAAACAGACCGATTTGGCCGTACATGGTTACGAGAAAGTGCAACGGAGATATTTTTGCTCACAT CCGTGATATGCTGTCCAAGACTGATATTCTTCCTCTTGCGTCATCCTTGGGAGTTCAAATGCGAAATATACATCTATTACCCCTTCCACATATGGAGCATGTACCCAAATCTGGGAACAATGATGTGAAAGATTGTGGTGATGATACGGTTCTACCTGAATGGAAGCAACTAGTCTCTACTCTAAATAGGAGAAAGCAGGATGTAAAGAAGCACCTAGCTAACTG GGGAAACTCTGTCCCGCAAGTTCTAATTGAGAAAGCTGAAGGATATCTACCTCCCAATATGGACTTCCTCATCAAGTTTGTTAAG GATGATGGTGACGTGGTGTACCCACTCCCGTCTTGGATACATTCAGATATAATGGATGATAACATTCTCATTGAGGGAATCACAGAATCGAGTCCTTCCGGTAACAGCAAAGGAAGTTATGAAACAGATCCGGAAAAAATGAatgcaattcacataattgaTTTCAGTGATCTGTCCATTG GGGATCCTCTGTGTGACATTATTCCGTTACACTTGGATGTTTTCCGGGGTGATACTGACCTTCTCAGGGAATTCCTACGGAGCTATCAGCTTCCTTTACTGAGGGGGGAATCAAATGCTGATATATACAAGACAGTGCAAAATTCAAAGTTCCGCAGGGCATCATATCGCGCAAT GTGCTACTGTATACTACACGAGGACAATGTCTTGGGAGCTATATTCAGCTTGTGGAAGGAGCTAAGGGCTGTGACTTCCTGGGAAGACGTTGAAAACTTCGTATGGGGAGAGCTGAATCGATACCAGGAGTCCTGCACTCCATAG